Proteins from a genomic interval of Streptomyces fodineus:
- a CDS encoding APC family permease yields the protein MATTEHAPPSRLRNWMLEGLSDMGKHGGHTGPHAEPEPPHKGQRWWRVMCLTGVDYFSTLGYQPGIAALAAGLLGPIATIVLVIVTLAGALPVYRRVAEESPHGEGSISMLERLLSFWQGKLFVLTLLGFAATDFLITITLSAADASTHLVENPHLTSTLHGHQMVITLFLVALLGAVFLKGFLEAIGVATALVGVYLALNVVVVIVGLYHVITAGHVITDWSNALTVQHGNIFVMIGLALIVFPKLALGLSGFETGVAVMPHVQGDPDDTEEKPTGRIRDTKKLLTTAAIIMSAFLIATSFITTLLIPENEFKTGGQANGRALAYLAHEYLGGAFGTVYDISTIAILWFAGASAMAGLLNLMPRYLPRYGMAPHWARAVRPMVIVFTLIAFLVTWLFDANVDAQGGAYATGVLVLISSAAIAVTIAARKAGQRKWAIGFGVISAVFLYTTVVNVIERPDGVKIGACFIAGIILVSFLSRLARAFELRVTSVTLDPMAERFIRDMASRKMRFIANEPGHRDKAEYRDKIEQIRADNDMPEQEDFVFVEVTVTDPSEFEAELTVRGEVLHDRYRVLTLESASISNALAALLLHARDMTGCTPHIYFEWTEGNPFANFLRFFLFGQGEVAPVTREVLREAEPNRVRRPRVHTG from the coding sequence ATGGCCACGACCGAGCACGCCCCTCCCAGTCGCCTGCGGAACTGGATGCTGGAGGGGCTGTCCGACATGGGCAAGCACGGTGGACACACCGGGCCCCACGCCGAACCGGAGCCCCCGCACAAGGGCCAGCGCTGGTGGCGCGTGATGTGCCTGACCGGTGTCGACTACTTCTCGACCCTGGGCTACCAGCCGGGCATCGCGGCCCTGGCGGCCGGACTGCTGGGGCCGATCGCGACCATCGTCCTCGTCATCGTCACCCTGGCCGGCGCGCTTCCGGTGTACCGCCGGGTCGCCGAGGAGAGCCCGCACGGCGAGGGCTCCATCTCGATGCTGGAGCGGCTGCTGTCGTTCTGGCAGGGCAAGCTGTTCGTGCTCACCCTGCTGGGCTTCGCGGCCACCGACTTCCTCATCACCATCACGCTGTCGGCCGCCGACGCCTCCACCCACCTGGTCGAGAACCCTCATCTGACCAGCACCCTGCACGGCCACCAGATGGTGATCACGCTCTTCCTGGTGGCGCTGCTCGGCGCGGTGTTCCTCAAGGGCTTCCTCGAGGCGATCGGCGTGGCGACGGCACTGGTCGGCGTCTACCTCGCGCTGAACGTCGTCGTCGTGATCGTCGGCCTCTACCACGTGATCACCGCCGGCCATGTGATCACCGACTGGTCCAACGCGCTGACCGTGCAGCACGGCAACATCTTCGTCATGATCGGCCTGGCGCTGATCGTGTTCCCCAAACTCGCGCTCGGCCTCTCCGGCTTCGAGACCGGCGTCGCCGTCATGCCGCACGTGCAGGGCGACCCGGACGACACCGAGGAGAAGCCGACCGGTCGGATCCGGGACACCAAGAAGCTGCTCACCACGGCCGCGATCATCATGAGCGCGTTCCTGATCGCCACCAGCTTCATCACCACGCTGCTCATCCCGGAGAACGAGTTCAAGACCGGCGGCCAGGCCAACGGCCGCGCGCTCGCCTACCTCGCGCACGAGTACCTCGGCGGCGCCTTCGGCACGGTCTACGACATCTCGACCATCGCGATCCTGTGGTTCGCCGGCGCCTCCGCCATGGCCGGTCTGCTCAACCTCATGCCGCGCTATCTGCCCCGCTACGGCATGGCCCCGCACTGGGCCCGTGCGGTGCGCCCCATGGTGATCGTCTTCACGCTCATCGCCTTCCTGGTCACCTGGCTCTTCGACGCCAACGTCGACGCCCAGGGCGGCGCCTACGCCACCGGTGTGCTGGTCCTCATCAGTTCCGCGGCGATCGCGGTGACCATCGCGGCGCGCAAGGCCGGACAGCGCAAGTGGGCCATCGGGTTCGGCGTGATCTCGGCGGTGTTCCTCTACACGACCGTCGTGAACGTGATCGAGCGCCCGGACGGTGTGAAGATCGGTGCCTGCTTCATCGCGGGCATCATCCTGGTCTCGTTCCTGTCCCGGCTGGCCCGTGCCTTCGAACTGCGCGTGACCAGCGTGACTCTCGACCCGATGGCGGAACGATTCATCCGGGACATGGCCAGCCGCAAGATGCGGTTCATCGCCAACGAGCCCGGCCACCGGGACAAGGCCGAGTACCGCGACAAGATCGAGCAGATCCGCGCCGACAACGATATGCCGGAGCAGGAGGACTTCGTCTTCGTCGAGGTCACGGTCACCGACCCCTCCGAGTTCGAGGCGGAGCTGACCGTGCGCGGCGAGGTCCTGCACGACCGCTACCGGGTGCTGACCCTGGAGTCCGCCTCCATCTCCAATGCCCTGGCGGCCCTTCTCCTGCACGCCCGGGACATGACGGGCTGCACCCCGCACATCTACTTCGAGTGGACCGAGGGCAACCCCTTCGCCAACTTCCTGCGCTTCTTCCTCTTCGGCCAGGGCGAGGTCGCCCCGGTCACCCGCGAGGTCCTGCGCGAGGCGGAACCGAACCGCGTACGCCGCCCGCGGGTGCACACCGGCTGA
- a CDS encoding universal stress protein → MSGYDASAAPRVVVGVSGSLGSVTALRRAIALARRLGAELWPVLAWEPPGGDPAARRSPAAGPVAEDWQRLAGQRLAAVLEEIFGGNAPGVPMHAVVVRGAPGPALVATADREDDVLVVGAGRRGLQRAFSGRVSRHCLAHAVCPVLAVPPSPLESELLSVHRRNTWHLRMDIRGL, encoded by the coding sequence ATGTCCGGTTACGACGCCTCGGCGGCCCCTCGGGTGGTGGTCGGTGTGAGCGGCTCCCTGGGCAGCGTCACGGCCCTGCGGCGGGCCATCGCGCTGGCCCGCCGCCTCGGAGCCGAACTGTGGCCCGTGCTGGCCTGGGAGCCGCCGGGCGGTGACCCCGCCGCGCGCCGCTCTCCCGCCGCCGGTCCGGTGGCCGAGGACTGGCAGCGGCTGGCCGGACAGCGGCTGGCCGCGGTGCTCGAGGAGATATTCGGCGGGAACGCCCCCGGTGTGCCGATGCACGCCGTCGTCGTCCGCGGCGCCCCCGGCCCGGCGCTGGTGGCGACCGCGGACCGCGAGGACGACGTCCTGGTCGTGGGCGCCGGCCGGCGTGGACTGCAGCGCGCCTTCTCGGGCCGGGTCTCCCGGCACTGCCTGGCGCACGCGGTCTGCCCGGTGCTCGCGGTGCCCCCGTCCCCTCTGGAGTCGGAACTGCTGTCCGTCCACCGCCGCAACACCTGGCATCTGCGCATGGACATCCGGGGCTTGTGA
- a CDS encoding DUF5999 family protein: MCQHQPPCPPAESADRESARLVAHHPEQGWSLLCNGVLLFEDTGELLPDGRIIAPHRPLGADQVMTAA, translated from the coding sequence ATGTGCCAGCACCAGCCGCCGTGTCCGCCAGCCGAGTCCGCCGACCGGGAGTCCGCCCGTCTCGTGGCGCACCACCCGGAGCAGGGTTGGAGTCTGCTGTGCAACGGCGTCCTGCTGTTCGAGGACACCGGTGAGCTGCTGCCCGACGGCCGCATCATCGCCCCGCACCGCCCACTCGGTGCGGACCAGGTGATGACCGCCGCCTGA